The following are encoded in a window of Gemmatimonadota bacterium genomic DNA:
- a CDS encoding RAMP superfamily CRISPR-associated protein gives MKPRYLEARPQSRRIVVEGVLELTSQTSLSAPSSWATTDSAIVRDSISDTPILLGSTLAGLLRHALRARLAGPMRKEASGLTSPLFGDADDAVGQSALIVDDSLALHAACATRDGIRIDGGSGVVEEGAKFDLEVLEVGTRFPIRLELVLGGREGDDAKTLQDFLTCLGALEAGEVRLGGRTRRGFGRCRVAPNADGARWSVWDFELGTPGGLLSWLLFDRVGPEAKTGSGSDRAPTPQPVAGIDILAARLGSEIRRPRWEQLEIRALLQVTGSMLVGATTHDPAAADVRAIQRRTSEADVLEEFLPGTSLAGVMRHRAVKIVRTLAPRDPSAGLELVSLLFGPLHGHGAADEVPWAGLLEVDDARITGGRILRHSRVSIDGWTGGARDHLLFEEDALFNGTAEVAMRVQLSGVARAEALAGLCICIFRDLYAGDLPIGRGSSIGRGFVRGMKGSLTHRPEGGGDEKKWTLGAFDPARGLDAQGESVDELERWVKAFLDHIGFESIGPAGGP, from the coding sequence ATGAAGCCGCGATACCTGGAAGCTCGGCCACAATCCCGCCGGATCGTGGTGGAGGGAGTTCTCGAGCTGACCTCTCAGACCAGTCTTTCCGCGCCCAGTTCATGGGCTACGACGGATTCGGCGATCGTACGGGACTCGATATCCGACACTCCGATTCTTCTTGGGTCCACGCTCGCCGGGCTCCTTCGGCATGCGCTACGAGCGCGGCTCGCCGGGCCCATGAGGAAGGAAGCATCCGGCCTGACCTCACCACTCTTCGGCGACGCGGACGACGCAGTAGGCCAGAGCGCACTCATCGTGGACGATTCGCTCGCGTTGCATGCCGCTTGCGCGACCAGAGACGGAATAAGAATCGATGGGGGGTCTGGTGTGGTGGAGGAGGGCGCCAAGTTCGACCTCGAGGTTCTCGAAGTGGGTACTCGGTTCCCCATCCGCCTCGAGCTGGTGCTCGGTGGCCGGGAGGGAGACGACGCCAAGACCCTTCAGGACTTCCTCACGTGCCTCGGGGCACTGGAGGCCGGAGAGGTGCGGCTTGGAGGTCGAACCCGACGGGGGTTTGGACGCTGCCGGGTTGCTCCCAATGCCGACGGTGCCCGCTGGTCGGTGTGGGATTTCGAGCTCGGGACGCCCGGCGGTCTCCTCTCATGGCTCCTCTTCGACCGCGTGGGGCCGGAGGCGAAGACCGGGTCAGGGAGTGATCGGGCTCCTACTCCGCAGCCCGTGGCGGGGATTGACATCCTGGCCGCACGGCTCGGCTCCGAGATCCGTCGTCCGCGCTGGGAGCAACTCGAGATCAGGGCCCTACTCCAAGTCACCGGATCCATGCTTGTGGGCGCGACCACTCACGATCCCGCTGCGGCCGACGTTCGGGCCATCCAAAGACGTACGTCGGAGGCGGACGTGCTGGAAGAGTTCCTTCCGGGGACGTCGTTGGCGGGGGTCATGCGACACCGTGCGGTGAAGATCGTGCGCACGCTCGCTCCCAGAGACCCCAGCGCGGGGCTGGAACTCGTGAGCCTCCTGTTCGGTCCCTTGCATGGTCATGGAGCTGCGGACGAGGTGCCGTGGGCTGGGCTACTCGAAGTCGATGACGCGCGAATTACTGGAGGACGGATACTGCGCCATTCCCGCGTGAGCATCGATGGCTGGACCGGAGGTGCGCGGGACCACCTCCTTTTCGAGGAAGACGCGCTCTTTAACGGCACCGCCGAGGTGGCGATGAGAGTTCAGCTTTCGGGTGTGGCGCGAGCCGAGGCCCTCGCGGGCCTTTGCATCTGCATCTTCCGAGATCTCTACGCCGGCGATCTTCCGATCGGGCGCGGAAGTTCTATCGGGAGGGGATTCGTCCGTGGAATGAAGGGGAGCCTGACGCATCGCCCTGAAGGAGGTGGCGACGAGAAGAAGTGGACGCTCGGTGCGTTCGATCCGGCGCGCGGACTCGATGCTCAGGGGGAATCGGTTGATGAACTGGA